In the genome of Dickeya fangzhongdai, one region contains:
- the secM gene encoding secA translation cis-regulator SecM: MIGILNRWRQFGRRYFWPHLLLGMVAATLGLPANFTESRDASTAPNSASAISRPNVSYFNLTDLAALKDSRRRSPFSNDFWHQHAIRTVIRHLSFAFTPPVTVVEATEASRLHHQVLLETLNALLTREATPHASVSADLAPTHFSPSHHTGLWLAQVQGIRAGPRA; the protein is encoded by the coding sequence GTGATTGGTATTTTAAATCGTTGGCGACAATTTGGCAGACGTTATTTCTGGCCTCACCTGCTGCTGGGGATGGTCGCGGCGACGCTCGGCCTGCCTGCCAACTTCACCGAATCACGTGATGCCTCTACTGCACCCAATTCCGCATCGGCGATCAGTCGTCCGAACGTATCTTATTTCAATCTCACCGATCTGGCGGCCTTAAAAGATTCTCGCCGTCGTTCGCCATTCAGTAATGATTTCTGGCATCAGCATGCCATCCGCACGGTGATTCGTCACCTGTCGTTTGCTTTTACGCCACCCGTTACCGTGGTTGAGGCGACGGAGGCTTCCCGGTTACATCACCAGGTATTGCTGGAAACGCTGAATGCGTTGCTGACGCGCGAAGCGACACCGCACGCTTCTGTCAGTGCCGATCTGGCGCCGACTCATTTTTCACCTTCTCATCATACCGGCCTATGGCTGGCGCAGGTTCAGGGCATTCGTGCCGGGCCGCGCGCCTGA
- a CDS encoding DUF721 domain-containing protein — MRDNRPQSLESFFDGASQAGSGPLHDIQQRALALLKLNRAVHALLPTALRSYCRVANYRHGLLVLETAGANWLMRLRYEQPALLSALRAQILPSLAAIDIRINPALAAKMHENEKTHAIAPTDETAVTTTRILSAQSAEILKGLAEQSPERLQKILKRLASLAGENTSENQSS, encoded by the coding sequence ATGCGTGATAACCGTCCACAATCACTGGAGTCATTTTTCGATGGCGCATCGCAAGCCGGGTCAGGCCCGCTGCATGATATTCAACAACGTGCGCTCGCACTGTTGAAACTCAATCGAGCGGTGCACGCCCTGTTGCCAACAGCGCTGCGTTCATACTGCCGAGTGGCTAACTATCGTCATGGTCTGCTGGTACTGGAAACCGCCGGCGCCAACTGGCTGATGCGATTACGTTATGAACAACCAGCCCTGCTTTCCGCTCTGCGCGCACAAATACTACCATCATTGGCGGCAATCGACATCAGGATTAATCCAGCGCTGGCCGCAAAAATGCATGAAAACGAGAAAACCCATGCCATTGCACCGACAGATGAAACCGCTGTGACAACAACACGAATTCTCAGTGCGCAGAGTGCGGAGATATTAAAGGGGCTGGCGGAGCAAAGTCCGGAACGACTACAGAAAATATTAAAACGACTGGCTTCGCTGGCCGGAGAGAATACCAGCGAAAACCAGTCGTCATGA
- the gspE gene encoding type II secretion system protein GspE has translation MTHNALQHELQLLCRRYHALLLDMDEQVVSIAVSGLVAEELVAALRFASHRRVLVEQWPAARLEQQLTSPQAEETIAPYQADATTLDEPDDAPVVQFINQTLKLAIQRRASDIHFEPLPAGYRVRLRIDGVLHEIPPAPDSLAGRLIARLKIMGKLNIAERRLPQDGQFSLRLDQYAYSLRIATLPVQGGEKVVLRVLQTQQQALELDALGLPARALQQFKRTLSLPQGLILVTGPTGSGKTFTLYSAIRWLNDVSRNICSVEDPVEIPLAGINQTAIHAQSQLDFARVLRALLRQDPDVIMIGEIRDAETAEIAVKAAQTGHLVLSTLHTNSAADTLVRLGHLGIPGYLLAAALKLVIAQRLVRRLCPHCRQLAGDAATLPDNLWQGPLRQWRATGCEHCFSGYYGRAALYELLPVTPALQQALAGSASWSDSGQAQPLQQETGLLSAGLSLVHEGITSLEEVYRVVGDRIE, from the coding sequence ATGACTCACAACGCATTACAGCATGAACTGCAATTACTTTGTCGGCGCTACCACGCCCTGCTGCTGGATATGGATGAGCAGGTGGTTTCTATCGCCGTTTCAGGTCTGGTGGCGGAGGAACTGGTCGCCGCGCTACGTTTCGCCAGTCACCGGCGAGTTCTGGTCGAACAATGGCCTGCCGCACGACTGGAACAACAGCTCACGTCGCCACAGGCCGAAGAAACCATCGCGCCTTATCAGGCCGATGCAACAACGCTCGACGAACCCGATGATGCACCGGTGGTCCAGTTCATCAATCAGACGCTGAAACTGGCGATCCAGCGGCGTGCCTCTGATATCCATTTCGAACCGTTGCCTGCCGGTTATCGCGTCAGATTACGTATTGACGGGGTCTTGCATGAAATCCCGCCGGCACCGGATTCTTTGGCCGGACGGCTGATCGCCCGGCTCAAAATCATGGGAAAACTCAATATCGCCGAGCGGCGTTTGCCGCAGGACGGCCAGTTCAGCCTGCGGCTGGATCAGTACGCCTACTCGCTGCGCATCGCCACGTTGCCGGTTCAGGGCGGTGAGAAAGTGGTGCTGAGAGTACTGCAGACACAACAGCAAGCCCTGGAACTGGATGCGCTGGGTCTGCCTGCCCGCGCGTTGCAGCAATTCAAACGGACGCTGAGTTTGCCGCAAGGGCTGATTCTGGTTACCGGCCCTACCGGCAGCGGCAAGACGTTCACACTGTATAGCGCCATTCGCTGGCTGAATGACGTCAGCCGCAATATTTGCAGCGTAGAGGATCCCGTTGAAATTCCGCTGGCCGGCATCAATCAAACCGCTATCCATGCCCAAAGCCAGCTGGATTTCGCCCGGGTACTGCGCGCCCTGCTGCGTCAGGATCCGGACGTGATCATGATTGGCGAAATCCGCGATGCCGAAACCGCAGAAATTGCCGTCAAAGCGGCGCAAACCGGCCATCTGGTACTATCGACCCTGCATACCAATTCCGCCGCCGACACGCTGGTCCGCCTGGGGCACCTGGGAATTCCCGGTTATCTGCTGGCTGCCGCGCTCAAGCTGGTGATAGCCCAGCGGCTGGTCAGGCGATTGTGCCCGCATTGCCGTCAGTTAGCCGGGGATGCCGCAACCTTGCCCGATAATCTGTGGCAAGGCCCGTTACGACAATGGCGAGCGACAGGGTGCGAACACTGTTTCTCCGGTTACTACGGCCGGGCGGCGCTTTATGAACTGCTGCCAGTCACGCCAGCGCTTCAGCAGGCATTGGCTGGTTCCGCATCATGGTCCGATAGCGGTCAGGCACAGCCTCTGCAACAGGAAACCGGGCTGCTATCCGCCGGGCTGTCGCTGGTCCACGAAGGCATTACCTCGCTGGAGGAAGTCTATCGGGTAGTGGGCGATCGCATTGAATAA
- the secA gene encoding preprotein translocase subunit SecA, giving the protein MLIKLLTKVFGSRNDRALRRMRKIVDVINRLEPDMEKLSDDELKAKTQAFRDRIKKGETLESLLPEAFAVVREASKRVFGMRHFDVQLIGGMVLNERCIAEMRTGEGKTLTATLPAYLNALTGRGVHVVTVNDYLAQRDAENNRPLFEFLGLTVGINLPGMPAPAKREAYAADITYGTNNEYGFDYLRDNMAFSPEERVQRELYYALVDEVDSILIDEARTPLIISGPAEDSSELYMRVNKIIPHLIRQEKEDSDTFHGEGHFSVDEKARQVNLTERGLVKIEELLVKGGIMEEGESLYSPANIMLMHHVTAALRAHVLFTRDVDYIVKDDEVIIVDEHTGRTMQGRRWSDGLHQAVEAKENVKINNENQTLASITFQNYFRIYEKLAGMTGTADTEAFEFSSIYKLDTIVVPTNRPMIRKDLPDLVYMTEQEKIGAIIEDIRDRTAKGQPVLVGTISIEKSEVVSHALTKAGIKHNVLNAKFHAMEADIVAQAGRSGAVTIATNMAGRGTDIVLGGSWQAEVAQQENPDEAQIAAIKAEWQQRHDEVLAAGGLHIIGTERHESRRIDNQLRGRSGRQGDPGSSRFYLSMEDALMRIFASDRVSNMMRKLGMKEGEAIEHPWVTKAIANAQRKVENRNFDIRKQLLEYDDVANDQRRAIYTQRNELLDASDISETINSIREDVFKVTIDAHIPPQSLEEMWDIPGLEQRLKNDFDLELPIAEWLDKEPDLHEETLRERIYAQAVEVYGRKEEVVGSDVMRNFEKGVMLQTLDSLWKEHLAAMDYLRQGIHLRGYAQKDPKQEYKRESFAMFAAMLEGLKYEVISTLSKVQVRMPEEIEALEQQRREEAERLARQQQLSHQDEAATGSPYADRKIGRNDPCPCGSGKKYKQCHGRLQK; this is encoded by the coding sequence ATGTTAATCAAGTTATTGACCAAAGTTTTCGGTAGCCGTAATGACCGTGCGTTGCGCCGTATGCGCAAAATTGTGGATGTGATCAATCGCCTCGAACCGGACATGGAAAAACTCTCCGATGATGAGCTGAAGGCGAAAACTCAGGCATTTCGTGACCGTATCAAGAAGGGCGAAACACTGGAATCGCTGTTGCCGGAAGCTTTTGCTGTGGTGCGTGAAGCCAGTAAGCGTGTTTTTGGCATGCGTCACTTCGACGTACAGCTGATCGGCGGTATGGTGCTGAACGAGCGCTGCATCGCGGAAATGCGCACCGGTGAAGGTAAAACCCTGACCGCAACTCTGCCGGCGTACCTCAATGCTCTGACTGGTCGAGGCGTGCATGTGGTGACCGTCAACGACTATCTGGCCCAGCGCGACGCCGAAAATAACCGCCCGTTGTTTGAATTCCTGGGGCTGACCGTCGGCATCAACCTGCCGGGGATGCCGGCGCCGGCCAAGCGTGAAGCCTACGCTGCCGATATTACCTACGGCACTAACAACGAATACGGTTTTGACTACCTGCGCGACAACATGGCGTTCAGCCCGGAAGAGCGTGTGCAGCGTGAACTGTATTATGCGCTGGTGGACGAAGTGGACTCCATCCTGATCGATGAAGCGCGTACTCCGCTGATCATCTCTGGTCCGGCGGAAGACAGCTCCGAACTTTATATGCGGGTAAACAAAATCATCCCGCACCTGATCCGTCAGGAGAAAGAGGATTCGGATACTTTCCACGGCGAAGGTCATTTCTCGGTGGACGAGAAAGCCCGTCAGGTTAACCTGACCGAACGCGGTCTGGTCAAAATCGAAGAGTTGCTGGTGAAAGGCGGCATCATGGAAGAAGGCGAGTCGTTGTATTCGCCGGCCAACATTATGCTGATGCACCACGTGACGGCGGCATTGCGCGCTCATGTGCTGTTTACCCGCGACGTCGACTACATTGTGAAAGACGACGAAGTCATTATCGTTGACGAACATACCGGCCGTACCATGCAGGGGCGCCGCTGGTCCGATGGTTTGCACCAGGCGGTGGAAGCCAAGGAAAACGTCAAGATCAACAACGAGAACCAGACGCTGGCCTCGATCACTTTCCAGAACTACTTCCGTATCTATGAGAAGCTGGCCGGGATGACCGGTACGGCAGATACTGAAGCGTTCGAATTCAGCTCGATTTATAAGCTGGATACTATCGTCGTGCCGACCAACCGCCCAATGATCCGTAAAGATCTGCCGGATCTGGTGTACATGACCGAACAGGAAAAAATCGGCGCCATCATTGAAGATATCAGAGATCGTACCGCCAAGGGGCAGCCGGTGTTGGTGGGGACCATTTCCATCGAAAAATCCGAAGTGGTATCGCATGCGCTGACTAAAGCCGGCATCAAACACAACGTACTGAACGCCAAATTCCATGCGATGGAAGCGGATATCGTGGCGCAGGCCGGGCGCTCGGGGGCGGTGACCATCGCCACCAACATGGCGGGCCGTGGTACCGATATCGTGCTGGGCGGCAGCTGGCAGGCAGAAGTGGCGCAACAGGAAAATCCGGACGAAGCCCAAATAGCCGCCATTAAAGCTGAATGGCAACAACGTCATGATGAGGTGTTGGCTGCAGGCGGTCTGCACATTATCGGCACCGAACGTCATGAATCCCGCCGTATCGACAACCAGTTGCGTGGTCGTTCCGGCCGTCAGGGCGACCCGGGTTCTTCCCGTTTCTACCTGTCGATGGAAGATGCGCTGATGCGTATTTTTGCGTCGGATCGCGTTTCCAACATGATGCGTAAATTGGGGATGAAGGAAGGCGAAGCGATTGAGCATCCGTGGGTGACCAAGGCGATTGCCAATGCGCAACGCAAGGTGGAAAACCGCAACTTCGACATTCGTAAACAGCTGCTTGAGTACGATGATGTGGCCAATGACCAGCGTCGCGCTATCTATACTCAGCGCAACGAACTGTTGGATGCATCTGATATCAGCGAAACCATCAATAGCATTCGTGAAGACGTGTTCAAGGTCACCATCGATGCCCATATTCCGCCGCAGTCGCTGGAGGAGATGTGGGATATTCCGGGGCTGGAACAGCGTCTGAAAAATGACTTTGACCTCGAACTGCCGATCGCCGAATGGCTGGACAAGGAGCCTGATCTGCACGAAGAGACGCTGCGGGAACGTATCTACGCGCAGGCGGTGGAAGTGTATGGCCGTAAGGAAGAAGTGGTCGGCAGCGATGTCATGCGCAACTTCGAGAAGGGCGTGATGCTGCAGACGCTGGATTCGCTGTGGAAAGAACACCTGGCGGCGATGGACTATCTGCGTCAGGGGATTCATCTGCGCGGGTATGCGCAGAAAGATCCGAAGCAGGAATACAAGCGCGAGTCGTTCGCCATGTTTGCTGCTATGCTGGAAGGCCTCAAATACGAAGTGATCAGCACCCTGAGTAAGGTTCAGGTGCGGATGCCGGAAGAAATCGAAGCGCTGGAACAGCAGCGCCGTGAAGAAGCCGAGCGTCTGGCCCGCCAGCAGCAATTGAGCCATCAGGATGAAGCGGCTACCGGTTCACCTTATGCCGATCGCAAGATCGGTCGTAACGACCCATGCCCGTGCGGCTCCGGCAAGAAATACAAGCAGTGCCACGGTCGCCTGCAGAAATAA
- the coaE gene encoding dephospho-CoA kinase (Dephospho-CoA kinase (CoaE) performs the final step in coenzyme A biosynthesis.) codes for MAYIVALTGGIGSGKSTVAQGFAALGASIVDADIIARQVVSPGQPALTAIVEHFGREILQPDGALNRSALRERIFSSPEDKRWLNALLHPLIHQETRRQLAAVTTPYALWVVPLLVENQLQEQAQRILVVDVPLETQLQRTMARDGVSRAQAQNILASQASREQRLACADDIIDNNSNPSVLAPRIAALHQHYLALATSATDRTTHNE; via the coding sequence ATGGCATACATCGTCGCGCTGACAGGCGGCATAGGCAGCGGAAAAAGTACGGTTGCTCAGGGCTTTGCAGCGCTGGGCGCCAGCATTGTCGATGCGGACATAATCGCCCGCCAGGTGGTTTCTCCCGGGCAGCCCGCTCTGACAGCCATTGTTGAACATTTTGGCCGGGAGATATTACAGCCTGACGGCGCGCTGAACCGAAGCGCCCTGCGAGAACGCATTTTTTCCAGCCCGGAGGACAAACGCTGGCTCAACGCCTTGCTGCATCCGCTGATCCATCAGGAGACCCGGCGTCAGTTGGCGGCCGTCACCACCCCTTACGCGTTATGGGTGGTTCCCCTGCTGGTGGAAAATCAGCTTCAGGAGCAGGCGCAGCGTATTCTGGTGGTGGATGTTCCCCTGGAGACGCAATTGCAACGCACCATGGCCCGGGATGGCGTTTCCCGCGCTCAGGCGCAAAACATTCTGGCGTCGCAGGCCAGCCGTGAACAGCGGTTAGCCTGCGCCGATGATATTATCGATAATAATAGCAATCCGAGCGTACTCGCTCCGCGGATTGCCGCTCTGCATCAGCATTATCTGGCGCTGGCTACATCCGCAACTGACAGGACGACCCATAATGAGTGA
- the hofC gene encoding protein transport protein HofC, translated as MAVQKLYYWQALRSNGEFCAGERIGTNRDEIYQYLLELGYQPLRLKTGQYLTPRYWRGPQLSVIIRQLATLLQAGLPLLDALDLLGRQHEKAGWRCLLQEIRLQVSQGRALSEVLADYPAVFPVMCSSLVAIGELTGKLDDCCDRLANYQENQRQLTGKVVKALRYPAFVITVGLLVALLMLTLVLPEFAGLYASFNAPLPWLTRMMLGLSDTLSRHGTLLVTLPVAILLSYRQIRRQKAEWQKREQRLLLRLPLLSTLVRGHCLSQIFHTLAMTQQAGLTLPSGLSAAATLNNPVYRQSLAEIKSQLEQGIPLGQAIHDEPWLYPAPCHQLISVGEETGALDQLFARLAGWYENHTRQFADTLTQTLEPLLLVIVGGLVGTLVIAMYLPIFQLGNVLAGA; from the coding sequence ATGGCGGTACAAAAACTCTATTACTGGCAAGCGCTTCGCAGCAATGGCGAATTCTGCGCCGGTGAACGCATCGGCACTAACCGGGATGAGATTTACCAGTATCTGCTGGAGCTTGGCTACCAGCCGTTGCGCCTCAAAACCGGGCAATACCTAACGCCGCGTTACTGGCGCGGCCCTCAGCTATCAGTCATCATCCGGCAACTGGCGACACTGCTGCAGGCCGGGCTGCCATTGCTGGATGCATTGGACCTGCTGGGCCGCCAGCACGAAAAAGCAGGCTGGCGCTGCCTGTTGCAGGAAATTCGCCTGCAGGTGTCTCAGGGGCGAGCGTTATCAGAAGTATTAGCCGACTATCCCGCCGTTTTTCCGGTGATGTGCAGCTCGCTGGTGGCTATCGGCGAACTGACCGGTAAACTGGATGACTGTTGCGACCGGCTGGCAAACTATCAGGAAAACCAGCGCCAACTAACCGGAAAAGTGGTCAAAGCCCTGCGCTATCCGGCCTTTGTGATAACAGTAGGGCTGCTCGTTGCGCTGCTGATGTTAACGCTGGTATTACCGGAATTCGCCGGATTGTACGCCTCCTTTAATGCGCCGCTCCCCTGGCTGACCCGCATGATGCTGGGATTATCGGATACGCTGAGTCGTCACGGTACGCTGCTCGTCACTCTTCCCGTGGCGATATTGCTGAGCTACCGGCAGATACGCCGACAAAAAGCAGAATGGCAAAAACGGGAGCAGCGGTTATTGTTGAGGCTACCGCTGCTATCCACACTGGTACGAGGCCATTGCCTGAGCCAAATCTTTCATACTCTGGCGATGACGCAGCAGGCGGGATTAACGCTGCCTTCCGGCCTGAGCGCCGCCGCGACGCTGAATAACCCGGTTTATCGGCAATCGCTCGCTGAGATCAAAAGCCAGCTTGAGCAGGGCATTCCGCTCGGACAAGCTATCCATGATGAGCCCTGGCTCTATCCGGCTCCTTGCCATCAACTCATCAGCGTCGGGGAGGAAACCGGCGCGCTGGATCAGCTGTTCGCCCGACTGGCAGGCTGGTATGAGAACCATACCCGGCAATTTGCGGATACACTGACGCAAACGCTGGAACCGCTGTTGCTGGTCATCGTCGGCGGGCTGGTGGGAACACTGGTTATCGCCATGTATCTGCCGATTTTCCAGTTAGGGAATGTACTGGCGGGCGCCTGA
- a CDS encoding GMP reductase, protein MRIEEDIKLGFKDVLIRPKRSTLKSRADVELTREFTFLHAGGDWSGVPIIAANMDTVGTFQMARVLASFELLTAVHKHYSVAEWRQFIESTPAAVLRHVMVSSGTSDGDFEKMTQILALSPALKFICIDVANGYSEHFVNFVQKAREVFPDKVICAGNVVTGEMVEELLLSGADIVKVGIGPGSVCTTRVKTGVGYPQLSAVIECADAAHGLGGQIVSDGGCSVPGDVAKAFGGGADFVMLGGLLAAHEESGGDIIEEEGRKMMLFYGMSSASAMERHVGGVADYRAAEGKTVRLPLRGPVEHTVRDILGGLRSACTYVGAARLKELTKRTTFIRVAEQENRVFNG, encoded by the coding sequence ATGCGTATTGAAGAAGATATCAAGTTGGGTTTTAAAGATGTGCTTATCCGCCCCAAACGCTCTACGTTGAAAAGCCGAGCAGACGTGGAGCTGACGCGTGAGTTTACCTTTTTGCATGCCGGCGGCGACTGGTCCGGCGTCCCGATTATTGCAGCCAACATGGATACGGTGGGTACGTTCCAAATGGCGCGGGTACTGGCGTCATTTGAGCTGCTGACCGCCGTACACAAGCACTATTCGGTAGCCGAGTGGCGGCAGTTTATCGAGAGTACGCCCGCTGCTGTATTACGTCATGTGATGGTATCGAGCGGCACGTCTGACGGTGATTTCGAGAAAATGACGCAGATTCTGGCGTTATCGCCGGCTCTGAAATTTATCTGCATTGATGTGGCTAACGGGTATTCGGAGCATTTCGTCAATTTTGTGCAGAAGGCACGCGAAGTCTTTCCGGACAAAGTGATTTGTGCCGGTAACGTGGTAACCGGGGAGATGGTGGAAGAGCTGTTATTGTCAGGGGCGGACATTGTCAAAGTAGGTATTGGTCCCGGTTCCGTCTGTACTACGCGGGTGAAAACCGGCGTGGGTTATCCGCAGTTATCGGCGGTTATCGAGTGCGCTGATGCCGCGCATGGTCTGGGCGGGCAGATTGTCAGCGATGGCGGCTGTAGCGTGCCGGGCGATGTCGCCAAAGCCTTTGGCGGCGGTGCAGACTTCGTGATGCTGGGCGGGTTACTGGCGGCCCATGAAGAGAGCGGCGGCGATATCATTGAGGAAGAAGGCCGCAAAATGATGCTGTTTTACGGCATGAGTTCCGCTTCGGCGATGGAGCGACATGTCGGCGGCGTTGCCGATTATCGTGCCGCGGAAGGCAAGACGGTACGTTTGCCGTTGCGCGGTCCGGTAGAACATACCGTGCGCGATATTCTCGGCGGACTTCGCTCCGCCTGCACTTACGTGGGCGCAGCGCGGCTGAAAGAACTGACCAAACGAACTACTTTCATTCGGGTTGCCGAGCAGGAAAACCGGGTGTTTAACGGCTGA
- the ppdD gene encoding prepilin peptidase-dependent pilin — translation MTQQGFSLIELMVVIVIIAILSALGIPAYQGYLQKAAMTDMLQTMSAYKTAVDLCGLSNAGLDGCSAGSQGIPTPTTSRYVSAVTVNQGIITLTGQSTLQGLSIVMTPTLDAQNGASRWTRACQTGANADSLRQACEDVFRFDATGG, via the coding sequence ATGACACAACAAGGATTTTCACTGATTGAACTGATGGTGGTCATTGTCATCATCGCCATCCTGAGCGCGCTGGGGATCCCGGCGTATCAGGGCTATCTGCAAAAAGCCGCCATGACCGACATGCTGCAAACCATGAGCGCTTATAAAACCGCCGTAGATCTCTGCGGCCTCAGTAACGCGGGACTGGATGGGTGCAGCGCGGGCAGCCAGGGAATTCCAACGCCAACCACATCGCGTTATGTCAGCGCGGTCACGGTCAATCAGGGCATCATTACCCTGACCGGCCAGTCGACCCTGCAGGGGCTGAGCATCGTCATGACGCCGACGTTGGATGCGCAGAACGGCGCCTCCCGTTGGACGAGAGCCTGCCAGACCGGCGCCAACGCAGATAGCCTGCGTCAGGCATGTGAAGACGTCTTTCGTTTTGACGCTACAGGCGGATGA
- the yacG gene encoding DNA gyrase inhibitor YacG → MTVVKCPTCTKPVEWSENSPYRPFCSKRCQLIDLGEWADEEKYIPSAEDVSDSDVWSEPQH, encoded by the coding sequence ATGACCGTTGTAAAATGCCCCACCTGCACCAAACCGGTGGAATGGAGCGAAAATAGCCCTTATCGGCCGTTTTGCAGCAAACGTTGCCAGTTGATCGATTTAGGGGAATGGGCCGACGAGGAAAAATACATTCCCAGTGCGGAAGATGTATCCGACAGCGACGTCTGGAGCGAGCCGCAGCACTAA
- the zapD gene encoding cell division protein ZapD yields MSDVSSTVLFEYPLNEKMRTWLRLEFLLQQMYDNHALKDIGVALTFFRAVAELLDILERGDARPDLLKELERQQQKLAQWGELPEADIERINTLRQKLRNLSGELIAAPRMGQGLREDKLIGMVRQRLSLPGGCCSFDLPTLHIWLHQLPEQKQWQTSIWLDSVSPLKRSLDSILELIRHAGAFKEQISLNGFYQDNATDADLLRLRIGLEHQIYPQISGHKTRYAIRFLPLDSDGQTPARLAFELACC; encoded by the coding sequence ATGAGTGACGTTTCCTCAACAGTTCTTTTTGAATATCCGCTGAATGAAAAAATGCGTACCTGGCTACGCCTGGAGTTTCTGCTGCAACAGATGTACGACAACCACGCGTTGAAGGATATTGGCGTTGCCCTGACCTTCTTCCGCGCGGTGGCGGAATTGCTGGATATTCTCGAACGCGGGGACGCCCGCCCCGACCTACTGAAAGAGCTGGAACGTCAGCAACAAAAACTGGCGCAGTGGGGCGAACTGCCGGAAGCGGACATTGAGCGCATTAACACGCTGCGTCAGAAGTTACGAAACCTGTCGGGCGAACTGATTGCCGCTCCGCGCATGGGGCAAGGGTTGCGTGAAGACAAGTTGATCGGTATGGTTCGGCAACGCCTGAGCCTGCCGGGCGGATGTTGCAGTTTTGACCTGCCCACACTGCATATCTGGTTACACCAGTTGCCAGAACAAAAACAGTGGCAAACCAGCATCTGGCTGGACAGTGTCTCGCCGTTGAAACGCTCGCTCGACAGCATACTGGAATTGATCCGCCATGCGGGCGCCTTCAAGGAACAAATCAGCCTTAACGGTTTCTATCAGGATAATGCGACCGACGCCGACCTGTTACGTTTACGGATTGGTCTTGAGCATCAGATCTATCCGCAAATATCCGGTCACAAGACCCGTTACGCTATCCGTTTCCTGCCGCTGGATAGCGATGGGCAAACACCTGCGCGACTGGCATTCGAACTGGCTTGTTGCTAA
- the mutT gene encoding 8-oxo-dGTP diphosphatase MutT, translated as MMQKTLSVAVGIIRNPQREFFIACRPAGVHMAGKWEFPGGKVEEGETPEQALVRELHEEAGIEVINPKPLDSKTFSAGERLITLHFFLVEQWRGEPYGREGQPSRWLTADELDEAEFPPANAEMIRRLKAGIA; from the coding sequence ATGATGCAAAAAACTTTATCTGTGGCGGTGGGGATTATTCGGAATCCGCAGCGAGAGTTCTTCATCGCCTGTCGCCCGGCCGGGGTGCACATGGCCGGCAAATGGGAGTTTCCCGGCGGCAAGGTCGAAGAAGGTGAAACGCCGGAGCAGGCGCTGGTGCGAGAACTGCATGAAGAAGCGGGGATTGAGGTGATCAATCCAAAACCGCTGGACAGCAAAACGTTTTCGGCAGGCGAACGCCTGATTACACTGCATTTCTTCCTGGTGGAGCAATGGCGCGGCGAGCCGTATGGTCGTGAAGGCCAACCCTCGCGCTGGCTGACGGCTGACGAACTGGATGAAGCAGAATTTCCGCCCGCCAACGCCGAGATGATTCGTCGCCTGAAGGCGGGCATCGCCTAA